The Malassezia japonica chromosome 9, complete sequence genomic interval CTTAGCGAGACGAAGCGCGTGACCCGAGTAACCACGGAAGTAGAACGCCTTATCGAACGACGAGTTGTTCGTGCGCCAGAACTGGTATGCGTGCGAAGACAGGTTCGGCGAGAtacgctcgtcgagcagctgagGGAAGTTGGGGGCCTTGCCGTCGCCAAACATCTGCCAGAAGGTTTCGtagtcgagcgtcgcgatcgcggcgagcttcagctcgagcaggtgaCCCTGGCAAGGGTTCATGTCCACCGCATGGATGCGGCGGGGCTTGGACGTGCACGCGTAGTGCAGCGCATTATCGCCGGCACTCGTAATGCACAGAATCGAGTCCTCGGGGCCGAGATCGAGGTGCTCAATGTCCACGTAGGGGTCCTCCCACGTGAAGCCGTAGATCCACGTGCGGAACATGTCGCTGAAGCGATCGTCCACGAACGGCAGGCGCCAATGGCGCTGCTGGTAGTGGAAGGAGCTCTGGGGCCACTGGATTGCGAGGTCCTGCTTCAGCTCGGCCACCTTTTCGGTCGAgggctcggccttggcggtTTGGAGGCGCGCACGTGCCACATCCGGGAACGACGGCGGGACCGCGACATTGTTgcccgcctcgacctcAAACGCCTGGACGGCCTTGGTggtgtcgcgctcgcgcgacaCACCGAGCCAGATATAGTAGGGGATGCGCACCAGGTACGGCACGATAAAGTGGTTGCGGCCGTTGAAGCACTTGATCGTACCAAACTTGTGCTCGAGGTAgtcgcgacgcgcgggGTGCAGCTCGATGTGGTCGAGCGAGAACCAGTTGCGCCAGAACCACGAGTTGAGCCAGTGGCACTTGCGCATCACCGAGCCGCCCACGAGCGTGCTCTGGTCCGAGGTCGactcggcgctcgacacgtAAAAGTCGGCGACACCAAACACACCGACCTTGGTGTCGAGGAACTCGTTGATccggtcgagcaccgcaaaGAAGGGCGGGATCATCGAAATCGAGTAGGAGCAGGTGAACAGGTCGACCTTCTTGTCGTCCGGCAGGCCCGGCAGCTCAAAGTCCTTGGCGTTCTGGCAGAGCGCCTTGACGTTCTTgaagccgaggcgctggaagcgctcgcgcgcgacctccagcagcggctcgcACAAATCGATCAAGAAGACCTGGTCGAACTCTGCGACCGGAAAGTACTTGTCCATCTGCTCAATGTTCCagccggtgccgccgccaaTGTCGACCCAG includes:
- a CDS encoding uncharacterized protein (EggNog:ENOG503NWCM; TransMembrane:1 (o23-44i); COG:I), which gives rise to MLDKLSSLSGQIPPSLLHRFESLGPVAVTAAVSISAVALLAVVYRPFREMLVFSYNCFLQPLGKTNNQAERLDRFYQHQASVYDATRTGLLRGRKTMLKLCAAEMRQLREKEPHRKLIWVDIGGGTGWNIEQMDKYFPVAEFDQVFLIDLCEPLLEVARERFQRLGFKNVKALCQNAKDFELPGLPDDKKVDLFTCSYSISMIPPFFAVLDRINEFLDTKVGVFGVADFYVSSAESTSDQSTLVGGSVMRKCHWLNSWFWRNWFSLDHIELHPARRDYLEHKFGTIKCFNGRNHFIVPYLVRIPYYIWLGVSRERDTTKAVQAFEVEAGNNVAVPPSFPDVARARLQTAKAEPSTEKVAELKQDLAIQWPQSSFHYQQRHWRLPFVDDRFSDMFRTWIYGFTWEDPYVDIEHLDLGPEDSILCITSAGDNALHYACTSKPRRIHAVDMNPCQGHLLELKLAAIATLDYETFWQMFGDGKAPNFPQLLDERISPNLSSHAYQFWRTNNSSFDKAFYFRGYSGHALRLAKAAFQLMGVRKDVDKMCTTRSIEEQKQIWDTKVRKTIINETLIRLFLANPAFLWNALGVPMNQLNIFKKEGSVEQFAIDTLDAVPARSLLSTENYHYRLCLMGNYTKESCPLYLKRDAFEKLKANNSEALDSFRLHTDSIVSVLRGMQDSSLTRAILMDHMDWFDPIPASVALPSLEKARDEEDKSISDLDREVVELARVIAKGGIVFWRSAAKHPWYSERFEAAGFRVSPVHIRETNKPIDNVNMYASFYRAVRQ